From Callithrix jacchus isolate 240 chromosome 15, calJac240_pri, whole genome shotgun sequence, one genomic window encodes:
- the PROK2 gene encoding prokineticin-2 isoform X2 — MRSPHCTPLLFLLLLPPLLLTPRAGDAAVITGACDKDSQCGGGMCCAVSIWVKSIRICTPMGKLGDSCHPLTRKVPFLGRRMHHTCPCLPGLACLRTSFNRFICLARK, encoded by the exons ATGAGGAGCCCACACTGCACCCCACTCctgttcctgctgctgctgcctccgCTGCTGCTCACCCCCCGTGCTGGGGACGCCGCCGTGATCACCGGG GCTTGTGACAAGGACTCCCAGTGTGGTGGAGGCATGTGCTGTGCTGTCAGTATCTGGGTTAAGAGCATAAGGATTTGCACACCTATGGGCAAACTGGGAGACAGCTGCCATCCACTGACTCGTAAA gTTCCATTTTTGGGGCGGAGGATGCATCACACTTGCCCATGTCTGCCAGGCTTGGCCTGTTTACGGACTTCCTTTAACCGATTTATTTGTTTAGCCCGAAAGTAA
- the PROK2 gene encoding prokineticin-2 isoform X1, which yields MRSPHCTPLLFLLLLPPLLLTPRAGDAAVITGACDKDSQCGGGMCCAVSIWVKSIRICTPMGKLGDSCHPLTRKNNFENGRQERRKRKRRKRKKEVPFLGRRMHHTCPCLPGLACLRTSFNRFICLARK from the exons ATGAGGAGCCCACACTGCACCCCACTCctgttcctgctgctgctgcctccgCTGCTGCTCACCCCCCGTGCTGGGGACGCCGCCGTGATCACCGGG GCTTGTGACAAGGACTCCCAGTGTGGTGGAGGCATGTGCTGTGCTGTCAGTATCTGGGTTAAGAGCATAAGGATTTGCACACCTATGGGCAAACTGGGAGACAGCTGCCATCCACTGACTCGTAAA AACAATTTTGAGAatggaaggcaggaaagaagaaagaggaagagaaggaaaaggaaaaaggag gTTCCATTTTTGGGGCGGAGGATGCATCACACTTGCCCATGTCTGCCAGGCTTGGCCTGTTTACGGACTTCCTTTAACCGATTTATTTGTTTAGCCCGAAAGTAA